A portion of the candidate division TA06 bacterium genome contains these proteins:
- a CDS encoding secretin and TonB N-terminal domain-containing protein codes for MKKAFIFLAILAFSLQLYAIPVPPQTLTLDFKDADVRDILRAVGTQFKLNIVVDQSVTGNVTIHLSNVPVAEGLKMMLESNGFSLEQKGQIYYVKKQDANRFMNITVNNGLLDLDVRNKDINEVMREISTQGRINIVTDQSVKGEMSGLLHNIPVETGLNSLLSANGYLMRKRSGIFEVTKAGGDPGRRKSMAVNVERIASADTGKPSAFNISMDLNDADLGNLMQEISSQTGYNMVTYGDIRGSVNAKFDKIPLEDALKLVFQGTNYTYKKLDDQSYPGKKPIFMVGDKSPNSAAAQALTKTELIKLRHIKAEGIQGLLPASISQTNIKVIKEQNALLMTGTEDQIQMLREFIGQLDLVSPQVMIECLVVELSKRSSLNLGVKGGYFTADSSRLAFPKVYQYYSGDKLNDLLDEITGKLSLGSLGKLPSDFLMTIEALETAGKAKVRARPRITTLNGNQASINVGWVRYYQTSQQTTTGTITQLHSIDAGITLEIVPWVAASGEITTEIRPTVSNLSGISAGGLPEISRRSVNTTIRLKDGETIVIGGLIQKSSASTRDKIPFLGDIPFLGVLFSKHASTSDESELVIYITPHILPSGE; via the coding sequence ATGAAAAAAGCGTTCATTTTTCTAGCCATTCTGGCGTTCAGCCTTCAGCTGTACGCCATTCCAGTCCCGCCCCAGACCCTTACTTTGGACTTCAAGGACGCCGACGTCCGGGACATCCTGCGGGCGGTGGGCACCCAGTTCAAGCTAAACATCGTGGTGGACCAGAGCGTCACCGGCAATGTCACCATCCACCTCAGCAACGTGCCGGTGGCCGAAGGGCTGAAGATGATGCTGGAATCAAACGGTTTCAGCCTGGAGCAGAAGGGCCAGATCTATTATGTGAAAAAGCAGGACGCCAACCGCTTCATGAACATAACGGTGAACAACGGCCTGCTGGACCTGGACGTGCGCAACAAGGACATCAACGAAGTGATGCGGGAGATATCCACCCAGGGCCGGATCAACATCGTCACCGACCAGAGCGTCAAGGGCGAGATGTCCGGACTGCTGCACAACATTCCGGTGGAGACCGGCCTCAACTCCCTGCTTTCGGCCAACGGCTACCTGATGCGCAAACGGTCCGGAATTTTTGAGGTGACCAAGGCCGGGGGCGATCCCGGCCGCCGCAAATCCATGGCGGTGAACGTGGAGCGCATCGCCTCCGCCGACACCGGCAAACCTTCGGCCTTTAACATCTCCATGGACCTCAACGACGCCGACCTGGGCAACCTGATGCAGGAGATCTCCTCCCAGACCGGGTACAACATGGTCACCTACGGCGACATCCGGGGCAGCGTCAACGCCAAGTTCGACAAGATCCCGCTGGAGGATGCCCTTAAGCTGGTCTTTCAGGGCACCAACTACACCTACAAAAAACTGGACGACCAGTCTTATCCCGGCAAAAAGCCCATCTTTATGGTGGGCGACAAAAGCCCCAATTCGGCCGCGGCCCAGGCCCTGACCAAGACCGAGCTGATAAAGCTCCGGCACATCAAGGCCGAGGGGATCCAGGGGCTGCTGCCGGCCTCCATCTCCCAGACCAACATCAAGGTGATCAAGGAGCAGAACGCCCTGCTGATGACCGGCACCGAGGACCAGATCCAGATGCTGCGCGAGTTCATAGGCCAGCTGGACCTGGTGTCGCCCCAGGTGATGATAGAGTGCCTGGTGGTGGAGCTTTCCAAACGCTCCTCGCTTAACCTGGGGGTCAAGGGCGGTTATTTTACCGCTGACAGCAGCCGGCTGGCCTTTCCCAAGGTCTACCAGTACTACAGCGGCGACAAGCTGAACGACCTGCTGGATGAGATCACCGGAAAGCTCAGCCTGGGCTCTCTGGGCAAGCTGCCGTCTGACTTTTTAATGACCATCGAGGCCCTGGAAACAGCCGGAAAAGCCAAGGTGAGGGCCCGGCCCCGGATAACGACCCTGAACGGCAACCAGGCCAGCATCAACGTGGGCTGGGTCCGCTATTACCAGACCTCCCAGCAGACCACCACCGGCACCATCACCCAGCTGCATTCCATTGACGCCGGCATCACTTTGGAAATAGTGCCCTGGGTGGCGGCCTCGGGCGAGATCACCACCGAGATCCGGCCCACCGTCTCCAACCTTTCCGGCATCAGCGCTGGGGGGCTTCCGGAAATTAGCCGCAGGAGCGTAAACACCACCATCCGGCTGAAGGACGGCGAGACCATCGTCATCGGCGGGCTGATCCAGAAGAGCTCGGCTTCAACCCGGGATAAGATCCCCTTCCTGGGCGATATCCCCTTCTTGGGAGTGTTGTTCTCCAAGCACGCCAGTACCTCGGACGAGAGCGAACTGGTGATATACATCACGCCGCATATTTTGCCCAGCGGGGAGTAA